The DNA sequence ATCGTTAAAACAGCACAGTCTGAGCATCGTTAAAACAGCACAGTCTGAGTATCGTTAAAACAGCACAGTCTGAGCATCGTTAAAACAGCACAGTCTGAGTATCGTTAAAACAGCACAGTCTGAGCATCGTTAAAACAGCACAGTCTGAGCGCTGATGATCCTGTGACGTTTTCCCACTTGCCACTACTGCGCGCGTCATTCAAAAGCTTGGGATGCTAATGTGGCGATTTATCCCTTTGAGACAAATCCgagcaattaatttttttcgAAGCGATATAAATTTTGGGGCAGGGGCTAGTTTAACACGCGACACCGCTTGCCAGATGCAGCGGAGGGCTCTGATAATTCTCCCAGACCCTGAGAGCTAAAGTACCAGGGAGAGGGGAGATGAGGGGACAGGGCTGAAATAACCACCGCAGTACCGCGGGAGAATGATAAAGAGGGTAAGAGAAACGCAAGGAGTTCTGCGTCCACGGAACTGTTCGACACGGGCACACAGAAAACACGCTGCTTCAAATGCCACCTCCATCttgaaattctgaaatgaaacaatttcaTTAAGCAGCATCAATATcgcaattaaaattaatttaagcaGTGAATACTGCTGTGTGAGAAATGTAAAATCTGTGATCAGAAAACCCACTGGAGAGTGCAAGAGGGGTGAAGCAAACAGACCCGGTGGAAGTGTGAACCTGTGAGCATCCAACGATCttgcctggccccgccccactcAGGTTGACTGACAGGTGACCACTCCAAGAAATACGTGTCGTGAAATGAAGCGTTGCGATGAAATGGAAAGAGAGCTATTTGGAAATGTGCTATTTGGAAGAGTACCATTACGAAATAAAAGTAGCCTCTAGAGAAAAGCCATGTTGTTATAAAACCtgatattatgaaataaaaatgaaattaaatgttattctgAAAGTGAGCACCACGAAATAATACTTAATTCAATGAGTTGGGCATCATTTCATTGCTGAATTATTTCGCAATTAATTGactcatttaaatacatttctgcatttattcataGGATTATTCATATCATAAAGGCATTTAATTTTGACAAAACCGGGATTCCATACAGTGCCATTCCTGTGTGCAGCTTGTGTGCCACAGATGCTATGTGTGTGGTGCAAATGGAGTGctagagcatgctgggaaccGGAGCAGTGCTAAATCCACTCCGAAAGGGGCGCTAACCCGCGCTAACGCGAACGCTAACTCTGCGCTCTATGCAAGACGCAGTGTACAGAGAGAACACTGCGGGAGCAGCGCTCCAGTGCTAAGCTCCGCCTACTCTGGTTACGGTCCCGCAGAATAAACGGAAAGCTCCGCCCCACAGCCGACCGCCAGGCTGCGGGTTGCGCTACAGTCGCGTCCCCTGCCCCTGGCCACTGCCTGCGGGTTTCTGTGCACGTCCTCGTTAAAACGTCTGTGAAGCAACGCGTTTGTAACCAAGCTCCGCCACCAGCAGTGAAGGCAgtaaggggcggggctggacaGAGGAGGCGTGGTTAGACagtgaggggtggggctggaCAGAGGAGGCGTGGCCAGGCAgagcagagggggcggggccgggcggtACCTGAAGGCGTAAGTCCTCTGGTGCCAGCTGAGCTGGCCGCGGATGCTGTAGGCGATGGTGGTGACGAACTCGCCCCCCAGGCCCAGCTCCGAGCACAGCTTCAGGGCGAAGGTTTCCGGAGAGTTCTCCTTCTCCGACATGTCCCACTCGAACTGGTCCACCAGGGAGATGTTCCCCACATGGATGTTCAGCTGCGGAACAAACAGGCCTCCAATAAAACAAGCAACCAGAGTACAGAACCCACcatcaaacaggaaatgaagccTCAAACAGGAAACTAGCCCCGAGGACCcaaatgaaacaggaagccaagccacataaaggaaataaaagactcaaacagctggagcagctaTCCAAAGCTGTGGCATaaggattagctgttccagttgacATGTGGCTCTGTGGTCTCGATCTCCTGCTGAGCAAACTGCAATTAAGCATTAAGGTTTTCTTTGTGTCTTTAGTCAATGCACCGCTTCAACATCATGAGAGCAAGACCCACTTTGGGGTTCTCCCGTTATTTCTGAAATAACTCCTGAGTCCCGACTTGTGCAGAATGCCCCCAATGACGCTACGTTAACGTTACCTAGGATACTGTGAGCTCTCTTTGTTAAGAGACTTGAAGCAATGATGTGACAGAGTCGGACTGGTATCAATTGCCTACTGCATGTTAACATTAACTCAGGGTTCACAGTCACAGTTTATTTcaatctcatctcatcttcacACAGGTGGTAAGTTAGCTAACTTTTTAACTTCCACTGACTGTGCTTGTGTGATATCGAGCAAATCGCAGCATGGTGAACTCCTCAACCCCAGGCCCTGTGTGCCAGAGCCAAGGAAGCGGAGCTGGAAGAGGGGTCCCTCGTGCAGGAGAGAGTCCCCCTGGCGGgtccccagcagcagcagcgccccCAGCCTCCGGGCCCTACCTTGATGATGACGCGCTGGTCGGTCTGCTCCTCCAGGATGCTGTCGGTGGGGTAGGACTCGATCTGCTGCCGGATGGCCGAGGCGATGGCCGGCACGAAGGTCAGGGGGTTCAGGTCCAGGTCGTCGCACAGGATCTCCGCAAACATCTCGGGGGTCATGAGCTTCTCTGTACGCATGCGCGCACGTacgggtacacacacacacacacacacacacacgtatacacacacacacaggttcacacaggtacacacacacacacacacacacacatacacacacacacaggttcacacaggtacacacgcacacacacgcacacacacacgcacacacatacaaaggtACGCACacaagtatatatatacacatgcacacacgtacaaataTGGACAAACAGAtgtacatgaacacaaacacacacacacacacacacacacagacacaggcacacacacacacgcagagcagcGTCgacattagtgtgtgtgcgagtgcgggtgtttgtgggtgtctgtgtgtatgcatgtgtgtgtgtctgtgggagtcAAACAGGGTGAGCTCATACAGAATGGAGAAGGCGGATGGTGGACTCATACGGAAGGGGGCAGGGTCAGGTCAAACAGGGCGGGGCGGTATATAAAGGGGCGGAGCTGTACCGTTCATGTTCCAGGTGAAGGCATCGCGGAGCTTCTGCCCGTCGATCTCCATGTCCAGGCGGATAGGCACCAGCACCTCCGACTGGCCCGCGTTCTCATGGATCACTGCCGGGTCGTGGTCATCAAAGCTGTgcgcagagagagggagagagaccttTCAGCCCAGGAGAGACCAGTCAGCTGTACCACCCAGGAAAGACCAGTCAGCTGTACCACCCAGGAAAGACCAGTCAGCTGTACCACCCAGGAGAGGCCAATCAGTTGTACCATATGCCCAGGAGAGACCCATCAGCTGGACCATACACCCAAGAGAGAGCCTGTTGGTTGTAcaacacacagaggagaaacCTGTCTGCAGCATGGTGCTACAGAAGGGTTCAGGATGAGTTCCAGTTCATATAGCTGGTCAACTGAACCCTGAGCTCTCGAGTCGACTGCGAGCAGAAGACCCAAGAACACTCCGGAACAGGGTCACACGAGAAAGGCCCAGTCTTCTGACTGGCTGGCGAGACACTCATGAGTTACAGCAAGGGTGATGCGGGGTGCTTTTCCCATCTTAgtccagtggggggggggggggggtagattgGGGGAttgtggggttggggggcttGGGAGGGGTTGATGTCTTGGCATTCCCTGAAGCATTTGGGTCAGGAAAGGACAGAGCAGTCCGTTTACTGGAGgctacaaaaaaagttttgacaCATAATTTTTTAAGAGTGGAGGTGGacagagagcagacaggagGAAACTAACGAGCGTAACTGCgccaggggggcggagccaggtggttttttttttttaaaccaccagGTGGCCCAATGCTTTtagcctgtactgtatattatataaaaacTTCAGGTAGataagaattcagttaatatatgcacatctATTGAGAAATATATCAaagacaaactttttttttcttttcaatttctacctcctataacacaaaaagatgacttCTACAtaatataatcaataaaataatcttAGATATGATTTTCCTCAAAAAATCCTCCTTtggatttaattacaattaagtTAATTACTGGAAGTCTCAAAAAAACCACAGGTGGCCCAATACTTTTAGcctgtacagtatattatatatatttgagGTGTACACACCAGAGGGGGAAGGTCCTCTTCTTGTCGCGGCCCATGCGGTTGCGGTTGATGGAGGTGGAGCAGGGCACAGCGTCCAGGTGGTGGGAGCTGTTAGGCAGGGTGGGCACCCATTGGCTGTTCCTCTTCGCCTTCTGCTCCCTGATGGCATGGTCACAGCGTGAGGGACAGGCACATAAACCAATCACGGTCACTACACCACCCACAACCAACAGAgccacccctcccacacacacacccctggcTTATACGTAGCCTTAGAGCTGTGATTTACAGCCCTGATCCCGGTGGGCTatagggtctgctggtttttgttttcacgtTAAAATCACTGACTAATTCACACCCGTGAAAGCAGGTGAGATTCAGAGTAAAAAAGTGTTGagtaaaacagcaaaaaccagcaggacCAGAGCTGAGAACCACTGACTAAGAGCTTTAAACTCCTTCACATTTTCAACGGTCGCCAAAAGTAAGGTGGGCCACACTTAGAAAAACAACagacttttaaaataacattgataAAACAGACATGTGCAATACACATGTAAAACACAGCCAATGCCTTTGACTTAAAGCCAATCTTCATGTAAAGCCAAGTTCATATAAAGGCCTTTTACGCTGCTCTTCATTCATGTAAGACAACTCAGGCCGCACGGAGCCAAACCAGGACTTCTTCCCGGCTGGTGTGATTAAATCTGGGGGGGGAGCGACAGACAGCGTTTCCGCACCACTCAGAGTGGGGccaaaaccccctccccccccccccgaagcagTCAGCGAGGCTTGACTCTGATCAAAAGCTGTACTGAAGATGTACTGAACACTCACCACCCATCCTCAGGCACTCAGACCCAGTGTAAACAGTGCAGTCAGCCCTACCGTGTTATTTATGCCCTCACCAGACCAGACGCCCTCGTCCGGCGAGACCagccaattaaactgggggagggggggggttgataaTGTAAAGCCAGTGAGCCAGGACCTCGGTATGAtgtttcatgcaaaaaaaaatggcgtCTCCCACAGTACGGTGTCCTTGTCACGGCATCGGGCCATTTGTTTTTCTACTTGGTCCAAAGGaaagactgccccctactggttgTACAGTAACACTTCAGCACCAACCTTTCTCTCAGAGGTCTCTCAATGGCAGACTGACTAACCCCAGCTGAGCTTATCTTCAGCAATAAGTCTAGTCCTCTTTAGCTTCAGCACTAACCAAACACAGCTCAGCTTAGCTTAGCTTCAGCACCAGCCAAACCACATCCTGTTAGCTTCATTACCAATCACATCCAGTCCAGATTAGCTTAAGTACTAACCAAACCCAGCTGGGTTTAGCTTCAATacaaaccaagcccagcccAGTTCAGCTTCATCACTAGACAAGCTCAGCCCAGTGTAGCTTCAACATTAACCAAGCCCTGTCCTACATAGCTTCAGTATTAACCAAGCCAAgtcctgcttagcttcagaaTTAGCAAAGCCTTGCGCTGCTCAGCTTCATTATGAACCAAACTCAGCCCTTTTTAGCTTCAGCACTAACCAAGCTCAGCCTGGCTTTGTTCGGTACTAACCAAACTAGGTCCTGCTTAGCTTTAGCACTAACCAAGCTCAGCCTGGCTTTGTTCGGTACTAACCAAACCAGGTCCTGCTTAGCTTTagcactaaccaagcccagACTGGCTTTGTTCAGTACTAACCAGACCAGgtcctgcttagcttcagtcaCCAGGCAGGAGAAGGTTACTGGGTTTGTACGGTACCTAGCGACAAAGCAGAGCACTGCCTCAGATTTATTATGCTAACAGTACAACTGAATCTAACAATTTTGTCTACACTG is a window from the Anguilla anguilla isolate fAngAng1 chromosome 14, fAngAng1.pri, whole genome shotgun sequence genome containing:
- the smarcb1b gene encoding SWI/SNF-related matrix-associated actin-dependent regulator of chromatin subfamily B member 1b isoform X4, with product MALSKTFGQKPVKFQLEQDGDFYMIGSEVGNYLRMFRGSLYKRYPSLWRRLASVEERKKIVASSHATSVTLLKASEVEEIFEGNDEKYKAVSISTEPPAYLREQKAKRNSQWVPTLPNSSHHLDAVPCSTSINRNRMGRDKKRTFPLCFDDHDPAVIHENAGQSEVLVPIRLDMEIDGQKLRDAFTWNMNEKLMTPEMFAEILCDDLDLNPLTFVPAIASAIRQQIESYPTDSILEEQTDQRVIIKLNIHVGNISLVDQFEWDMSEKENSPETFALKLCSELGLGGEFVTTIAYSIRGQLSWHQRTYAFSENPLPTVEIAIRNTGDADQWCPLLETLTDAEMEKKIRDQDRNTRRMRRLANTAPAW
- the smarcb1b gene encoding SWI/SNF-related matrix-associated actin-dependent regulator of chromatin subfamily B member 1b isoform X3, which translates into the protein MALSKTFGQKPVKFQLEQDGDFYMIGSEVGNYLRMFRGSLYKRYPSLWRRLASVEERKKIVASSHATSVTLLKASEVEEIFEGNDEKYKAVSISTEPPAYLREQKAKRNSQWVPTLPNSSHHLDAVPCSTSINRNRMGRDKKRTFPLCFDDHDPAVIHENAGQSEVLVPIRLDMEIDGQKLRDAFTWNMNEKLMTPEMFAEILCDDLDLNPLTFVPAIASAIRQQIESYPTDSILEEQTDQRVIIKLNIHVGNISLVDQFEWDMSEKENSPETFALKLCSELGLGGEFVTTIAYSIRGQLSWHQRTYAFRSDFSENPLPTVEIAIRNTGDADQWCPLLETLTDAEMEKKIRDQDRNTRRMRRLANTAPAW
- the smarcb1b gene encoding SWI/SNF-related matrix-associated actin-dependent regulator of chromatin subfamily B member 1b isoform X2 produces the protein MALSKTFGQKPVKFQLEQDGDFYMIGSEVGNYLRMFRGSLYKRYPSLWRRLASVEERKKIVASSHDHGYTTLATSVTLLKASEVEEIFEGNDEKYKAVSISTEPPAYLREQKAKRNSQWVPTLPNSSHHLDAVPCSTSINRNRMGRDKKRTFPLCFDDHDPAVIHENAGQSEVLVPIRLDMEIDGQKLRDAFTWNMNEKLMTPEMFAEILCDDLDLNPLTFVPAIASAIRQQIESYPTDSILEEQTDQRVIIKLNIHVGNISLVDQFEWDMSEKENSPETFALKLCSELGLGGEFVTTIAYSIRGQLSWHQRTYAFSENPLPTVEIAIRNTGDADQWCPLLETLTDAEMEKKIRDQDRNTRRMRRLANTAPAW
- the smarcb1b gene encoding SWI/SNF-related matrix-associated actin-dependent regulator of chromatin subfamily B member 1b isoform X1 — protein: MALSKTFGQKPVKFQLEQDGDFYMIGSEVGNYLRMFRGSLYKRYPSLWRRLASVEERKKIVASSHDHGYTTLATSVTLLKASEVEEIFEGNDEKYKAVSISTEPPAYLREQKAKRNSQWVPTLPNSSHHLDAVPCSTSINRNRMGRDKKRTFPLCFDDHDPAVIHENAGQSEVLVPIRLDMEIDGQKLRDAFTWNMNEKLMTPEMFAEILCDDLDLNPLTFVPAIASAIRQQIESYPTDSILEEQTDQRVIIKLNIHVGNISLVDQFEWDMSEKENSPETFALKLCSELGLGGEFVTTIAYSIRGQLSWHQRTYAFRSDFSENPLPTVEIAIRNTGDADQWCPLLETLTDAEMEKKIRDQDRNTRRMRRLANTAPAW